The following coding sequences lie in one Bacteroidota bacterium genomic window:
- a CDS encoding glycosyltransferase: MESGKILVSVIIPVRNGIDTLERCLNGLLRQTVADRMEIIVIDSGSTDGTLELLAKYPVKVHPIDPKTFNHGETRNLGVQLARGEFVFMTVQDASPADDKVLELMISHFDDPLVAGVCGQQIVPHERGKNPLQWFRPASEATPFSYHFANPEEFARMPGHEQHKYCNWDDVVAMYRRETKLKVPFRKLMFSEDTLWAKDALLAGYKIVYDYRARVYHYHHQDYKFYFKRSYIILYQNYKFYNYIKFPSNPFTKALRIIVRLARMNELSLAEKLRWMRYNLTLLRAAWAAALIFWYNARLRGINGVEASQKKYVGFPPQGVQAKKS, encoded by the coding sequence ATGGAGTCAGGAAAAATTCTGGTTTCGGTAATCATACCGGTCCGTAACGGCATCGACACCCTGGAGCGTTGCCTCAACGGTTTGTTGCGTCAGACGGTAGCCGATCGCATGGAAATTATTGTCATCGACTCCGGTTCGACCGATGGCACGCTGGAGCTGCTGGCTAAGTATCCTGTAAAAGTGCATCCTATTGATCCGAAGACCTTTAACCATGGCGAGACCCGCAATCTGGGCGTGCAGCTTGCCCGGGGCGAATTTGTGTTCATGACAGTGCAGGATGCCAGTCCGGCCGATGACAAGGTGCTGGAGCTGATGATTTCGCATTTCGACGATCCCTTGGTTGCAGGGGTATGTGGTCAGCAGATTGTGCCCCATGAGCGCGGCAAAAATCCGCTGCAATGGTTCAGGCCGGCCTCTGAGGCTACACCCTTCAGCTATCATTTTGCCAATCCCGAAGAATTTGCCCGAATGCCCGGCCACGAACAACACAAATACTGCAACTGGGATGATGTGGTGGCCATGTATCGCCGCGAAACCAAGCTCAAGGTTCCGTTCCGCAAACTGATGTTTTCCGAAGATACCCTATGGGCCAAAGATGCCCTGCTGGCCGGCTACAAGATTGTTTATGATTACAGGGCCAGGGTGTATCATTACCACCATCAGGATTACAAGTTCTATTTCAAGCGCAGCTATATTATTCTTTATCAGAACTATAAGTTCTACAACTACATCAAGTTTCCTTCCAACCCGTTCACCAAGGCATTGCGCATCATTGTACGTCTGGCACGCATGAACGAGCTGAGCCTGGCCGAAAAGCTGCGTTGGATGCGCTACAATCTCACCTTGCTCAGGGCGGCATGGGCTGCGGCCCTGATTTTCTGGTACAATGCCCGGTTGAGGGGAATAAACGGCGTGGAGGCTTCTCAGAAAAAATATGTGGGGTTTCCTCCGCAGGGTGTACAGGCAAAAAAATCATAA
- a CDS encoding glycosyltransferase family 2 protein: protein MSQQPMVSVVVPNYNRASFLGQTLESLIAQTYPHWEALVVDDGSTDNSAEVALAYQARDSRIRFIVRNREPQGAPTCRNLGLEAAGGAYVIFLDSDDLLAPHCLAQRVAGMLAHPELDFMVFPMLVFQDDPANASHYWNLPSDQEPDIERFLRLDAVWQTTGPIWKREAVQRIGGFTEGLACWQDVDFHLKALIAGLNYQHAQSLPDAYYRRHVSGSVSQSEISTPPKLRARLHVFRTHAGALAVQGAANPGLRKKLQQLGANVVFGAIKVHNWDIARKALAFGLRRRIFGVRFTIAAVLLALLTLLRLTRVGAIDSFGRKLTSAWRTYSTIGHYTYTNQQKN, encoded by the coding sequence ATGTCGCAACAACCCATGGTATCGGTGGTTGTCCCAAACTACAACAGGGCCTCATTTTTGGGTCAGACCCTCGAGAGTCTGATTGCGCAGACCTATCCACATTGGGAAGCCCTGGTTGTGGACGATGGGTCCACCGATAACAGTGCCGAAGTTGCACTTGCATATCAGGCCAGGGACAGCCGCATCAGGTTTATTGTCCGGAACAGGGAGCCTCAGGGCGCGCCTACCTGCAGGAACCTCGGGCTTGAAGCAGCCGGCGGAGCCTATGTGATTTTTCTCGACTCCGACGATTTGCTTGCCCCGCATTGCCTTGCACAGAGGGTTGCCGGAATGCTTGCCCATCCTGAGCTGGATTTCATGGTGTTTCCCATGCTTGTATTTCAGGACGACCCGGCCAATGCGTCGCATTACTGGAACCTTCCCTCGGATCAGGAGCCTGATATTGAGCGCTTTCTGCGGCTGGATGCCGTTTGGCAGACAACAGGTCCGATCTGGAAACGGGAGGCTGTGCAACGCATAGGCGGCTTCACCGAAGGTCTGGCATGCTGGCAGGACGTTGATTTTCATTTGAAGGCGCTGATTGCCGGGCTGAACTATCAACATGCACAGTCGCTACCGGATGCCTACTACCGTCGGCATGTGAGTGGCAGCGTGAGCCAAAGCGAGATCAGCACACCACCAAAACTCCGGGCACGACTGCATGTGTTCCGCACGCATGCGGGCGCCCTCGCAGTGCAAGGCGCTGCCAATCCAGGTTTGCGTAAAAAACTGCAGCAACTTGGAGCCAATGTGGTATTTGGCGCCATCAAAGTTCATAATTGGGATATTGCCCGCAAAGCGCTGGCATTTGGCTTGCGCCGGCGCATTTTTGGTGTGAGGTTTACGATTGCAGCCGTGCTGCTGGCATTGCTCACCCTGTTGAGGCTTACGCGTGTCGGAGCAATAGACAGTTTCGGAAGAAAATTGACCTCGGCCTGGCGCACTTATTCAACTATCGGTCATTATACCTACACAAACCAACAAAAGAACTGA
- a CDS encoding glycosyltransferase family 2 protein, translating to MSTATDKPLVSVVVPAYNAAPYIRECLDSVVSQTWPNWEAFVVDDGSTDDTVAIARTYESDRLKVIVQKNSGACVARNKGLSLSRGKYIQFLDADDLISADKLEKQVLVLEQNPGYLAVSANVHFMHGEDYRKMAPREESRWIFDTDDPVDFLVRLYGGYGERWMVQTSSWLTPRSITDAIGPWNEQLLLDQDGEYFARAVLASKGIRVTGGVNYYRRFVAGGNISAKYNKRENLLSAMMALDLKASYLRKHTQSEASLRALATLYLEIAINAYPNNPDIVARCEEVIRQYPGRVSLPVMGGRLVEIVKNTLGWKAAKRFRMTVHKLLNRSS from the coding sequence ATGTCAACAGCTACCGATAAACCCCTGGTGTCCGTTGTGGTGCCGGCCTACAATGCTGCGCCTTACATACGCGAGTGTCTCGATTCGGTGGTGTCGCAAACCTGGCCCAATTGGGAGGCTTTTGTGGTGGATGACGGCTCGACCGACGACACGGTGGCCATTGCACGCACCTACGAAAGCGACCGTCTGAAGGTCATCGTTCAGAAAAACAGCGGAGCATGCGTGGCGCGCAACAAAGGACTGAGCCTTTCGCGAGGTAAATACATCCAGTTTCTGGATGCCGACGACCTGATCAGTGCCGACAAGCTCGAAAAGCAGGTGCTGGTGCTGGAGCAAAACCCCGGCTACCTGGCTGTTTCGGCCAACGTGCATTTCATGCATGGCGAGGACTACCGCAAGATGGCCCCACGCGAGGAGAGCCGTTGGATTTTCGACACCGACGACCCTGTGGATTTCCTTGTGCGTCTCTACGGTGGCTATGGCGAGCGCTGGATGGTGCAAACCAGCAGCTGGCTTACGCCACGCAGCATCACCGATGCCATCGGTCCGTGGAATGAGCAGTTGCTGCTCGATCAGGATGGGGAATATTTTGCCCGGGCGGTGCTGGCTTCCAAAGGCATACGCGTTACAGGTGGCGTTAACTATTACCGGCGCTTTGTGGCCGGTGGCAATATCTCGGCCAAATACAACAAGCGTGAAAACCTTTTGAGCGCCATGATGGCCCTCGATCTCAAAGCCTCCTATCTGCGAAAGCACACCCAAAGCGAGGCCAGCCTGCGTGCGCTGGCAACACTATATCTCGAAATAGCCATCAATGCCTATCCCAACAATCCGGATATCGTGGCCCGCTGCGAAGAAGTCATCCGGCAATATCCAGGCAGGGTGAGCCTGCCTGTGATGGGTGGAAGGCTGGTGGAAATTGTGAAAAATACCCTTGGCTGGAAGGCCGCCAAGCGGTTTCGTATGACTGTGCATAAACTTTTGAATAGGAGCAGTTGA
- a CDS encoding glycosyltransferase family 2 protein, whose protein sequence is MSASDQPLVSVLMTTYNREKYLAQAIESVLASTYPNFELIVVDDQSKDRSLEIAQSYAAKDPRVISVLNEKNLGDYPNRNKAASLAKGKYLKYVDADDMIYPHGLEILVRNMEQFPEAGFGLCSLPQDPARLYPFVLSPEEAYRRHYFDKQLFHKAPLSAIIRKDAFEAVGRFSGRRYLGDFEMWHVLAARYPVVLMQQGIVWYRVHEEQEMQHNRTNLSIPFKYLMCAEEMLNKPECPLNESDRRKALDKVKWNQARYILGVGKNHSPKIMRELKKESGMSWPEIFKRVLNKPK, encoded by the coding sequence ATGAGTGCCTCTGACCAACCATTGGTAAGTGTGCTGATGACCACCTACAACCGGGAGAAATACCTGGCACAGGCCATCGAGAGTGTGTTGGCCTCCACCTACCCCAACTTTGAGCTCATCGTGGTCGACGACCAGTCGAAGGACCGAAGCCTCGAAATTGCACAATCGTATGCTGCCAAAGATCCGCGGGTGATTTCGGTGCTCAACGAAAAGAACCTGGGCGATTATCCCAATCGGAACAAGGCAGCCAGTCTGGCCAAGGGAAAATACCTGAAGTATGTGGATGCTGACGATATGATTTATCCCCACGGTCTGGAAATCCTGGTGCGGAATATGGAGCAGTTTCCCGAAGCCGGTTTCGGTTTATGTTCGTTGCCGCAGGATCCGGCACGCCTGTATCCCTTTGTGCTTTCGCCCGAGGAGGCCTACCGGAGGCACTATTTCGATAAGCAGCTTTTTCACAAGGCTCCGCTTTCGGCCATCATCCGCAAAGATGCCTTTGAAGCAGTGGGCAGGTTCAGCGGCCGGCGCTACCTGGGCGACTTCGAGATGTGGCATGTACTGGCAGCCCGCTATCCTGTGGTGCTTATGCAACAGGGTATTGTGTGGTACAGGGTGCACGAGGAGCAGGAAATGCAGCACAATCGCACCAACCTGAGCATACCGTTCAAGTACCTCATGTGCGCTGAGGAAATGCTTAACAAACCCGAGTGCCCGCTCAACGAATCGGACCGTAGAAAAGCGCTCGACAAGGTGAAATGGAACCAGGCAAGGTATATCCTGGGCGTGGGTAAAAACCATTCCCCAAAAATCATGCGCGAACTCAAAAAGGAAAGCGGCATGAGTTGGCCGGAGATCTTCAAACGCGTGTTGAACAAACCTAAATAG